The Cloacibacillus sp. An23 genome includes a window with the following:
- a CDS encoding tail fiber protein — MASLISSGIDEYGNANEVHLPDFTGCLLLATTPTPPAGTLVADGSEVSREAYAKLFAIFGTQYGAGDGVSTFALPDWRDEFPRFNGTSRTVGSTQGDAIRDMSGLFGADSNGIFTRATGCFTGIPRLTDTSMATQPDTSVGGQYRQVTLSLANAGIPTADENRPRNVAFLPCVIYV; from the coding sequence ATGGCCTCCCTTATTTCTTCCGGCATTGACGAGTACGGCAATGCGAACGAAGTCCATCTGCCTGACTTCACCGGCTGCTTACTCTTGGCCACGACACCGACGCCACCCGCTGGCACACTTGTAGCGGATGGCAGCGAGGTCTCGCGCGAGGCCTACGCCAAGCTCTTCGCCATCTTCGGCACACAGTACGGCGCGGGGGACGGTGTGAGCACGTTTGCGCTGCCGGACTGGAGAGACGAGTTCCCGCGCTTCAACGGGACGAGCCGGACGGTGGGGAGTACGCAGGGGGACGCGATAAGGGATATGTCCGGTTTATTCGGAGCTGATTCAAATGGTATATTTACCCGGGCCACAGGGTGTTTTACTGGCATTCCGCGACTAACGGACACATCTATGGCGACACAACCCGACACAAGTGTGGGAGGACAGTATCGACAGGTAACATTAAGTCTTGCCAATGCCGGTATTCCGACCGCCGACGAAAACCGCCCGCGGAACGTGGCGTTCCTGCCATGCGTAATATATGTGTGA
- a CDS encoding DUF4054 domain-containing protein, with product MAVISFDIAAFRAAYPQFADISDEQLQGFWDVACIISGLNRDGSVISDLDARQVILFMLVCHLATLYQRGAVVGPLTSATEGSVSSGFAAPPYTLQNWWYLQTPCGAAYWEAMRPYRVGVRYYAYKGC from the coding sequence ATGGCTGTTATCTCTTTCGACATCGCGGCGTTTCGCGCCGCCTATCCGCAGTTTGCGGACATATCGGACGAGCAGCTTCAAGGCTTCTGGGATGTAGCCTGCATTATCAGCGGGCTTAACCGCGACGGCTCCGTAATCAGCGACCTCGACGCGCGTCAGGTCATACTCTTCATGCTCGTCTGCCACCTCGCGACGCTCTATCAGCGCGGGGCGGTAGTCGGGCCGCTCACGAGCGCGACCGAGGGCAGCGTGTCCTCCGGCTTCGCCGCACCGCCGTACACGCTCCAAAACTGGTGGTACTTGCAGACCCCTTGCGGGGCTGCGTACTGGGAGGCCATGAGGCCGTACAGAGTGGGGGTGCGTTACTATGCCTACAAAGGTTGTTAA
- a CDS encoding phage tail assembly chaperone, which translates to MRRIKRIELMDGDAPLTFEITQMSATQQYNWVLRAGLLLAASAGEAGITVDTKTDFSMAWVGKMFREHGLGLFKGLAPEKVQPLLDELLSCCSRVVDNAKYPCTRESIDGYVSNFTTIVRLQMEALSVCFGGFFTQKSTDGNGKQSPLKSSKAETTLKIPRRA; encoded by the coding sequence ATGAGACGAATAAAACGTATAGAGCTTATGGACGGTGACGCGCCGCTCACGTTTGAAATAACGCAGATGTCGGCGACGCAGCAGTACAACTGGGTGCTGCGTGCCGGGCTTCTGCTTGCCGCGAGTGCGGGCGAGGCCGGAATCACAGTAGACACAAAGACGGACTTCTCTATGGCGTGGGTTGGCAAAATGTTCCGCGAGCACGGGCTGGGGCTTTTCAAGGGGCTTGCGCCGGAGAAGGTTCAGCCGCTGCTCGACGAGCTTCTGTCCTGCTGCTCGCGCGTCGTGGACAACGCGAAATATCCATGCACGCGAGAATCCATAGACGGCTATGTCTCCAACTTCACGACCATCGTGCGGCTGCAAATGGAGGCGTTGTCGGTGTGCTTCGGCGGTTTTTTTACGCAGAAGAGCACGGACGGGAACGGCAAGCAATCCCCGCTCAAATCCTCAAAGGCGGAAACGACCCTCAAAATCCCGCGCCGCGCTTAG
- a CDS encoding DUF3383 domain-containing protein, whose translation MPIPASWIVSINPRLIQPGGTDLEFNGLILTENTLMPLSSMVMEFTTADAVGSYFGLDSAEYAQATQYFLGYNNSFAKPKRLMFGARVSEARAAFLRGGKFTGTLASLQAVTDGAMKVTINGTVYTVTGLDFNADTSYSDVAETIQTALAGELPSTTVTYSSLTGAFQINSPTTGAESTIGYASAGDSGTDVSALLCLTEATGAVLSQGSDVLSETANMAAIKQQTQNWVTFTTLYEAEDDEILALAEWASGQGVDYLYVPWSVDPQLTTQGSTSSIADQIEAAEYGATALVYANVDTAVFVLGTVASIDWNRNQGVITTAFKHVDGLAATVTDETTANLLENKKCSYIGTYATRNDDFTFFYPGAMFGDYNWIDTYINSIWLKNVMQVAIMNGLNSAGRVPYNERGYTLIRSWLQDPINRAIKNGCIDTGVTLSESQKAQVMNEAGLDISNELWINGYYIQVEDAGAQVRVTRDSPNVSVWYTYAGSVQRIVVASTALV comes from the coding sequence ATGCCTATACCGGCATCATGGATTGTGTCGATAAATCCGAGGCTGATACAGCCCGGAGGCACAGACCTAGAGTTTAACGGGCTAATACTGACAGAGAACACGCTCATGCCGCTTTCGTCGATGGTCATGGAGTTTACGACCGCCGACGCGGTAGGCTCGTACTTCGGCCTCGACAGCGCGGAGTACGCACAGGCGACGCAGTATTTCCTTGGTTATAACAACTCTTTCGCGAAGCCGAAGCGTCTCATGTTCGGCGCGCGAGTAAGCGAAGCCCGCGCTGCGTTTTTACGCGGCGGCAAGTTCACGGGCACGCTCGCCTCGTTGCAGGCGGTCACTGACGGAGCGATGAAAGTCACCATCAACGGCACAGTCTACACCGTGACGGGGCTTGATTTCAACGCAGACACGAGCTATTCAGACGTGGCGGAGACGATACAGACCGCGCTCGCGGGGGAACTACCCTCTACGACCGTCACCTATTCGAGCCTCACGGGCGCGTTCCAAATCAACAGCCCGACGACCGGCGCGGAGTCGACGATAGGCTACGCTTCGGCGGGCGACAGCGGCACGGACGTGTCCGCCTTGCTCTGCCTAACGGAAGCCACCGGCGCGGTGCTCTCCCAGGGCAGCGATGTGCTGTCAGAGACCGCAAACATGGCGGCTATCAAGCAGCAGACGCAGAACTGGGTAACGTTTACGACGCTCTACGAAGCGGAGGACGACGAGATACTTGCACTCGCAGAGTGGGCGTCCGGACAGGGCGTGGATTATCTCTATGTCCCGTGGAGCGTAGACCCGCAGCTCACGACGCAGGGCTCTACGTCGAGCATAGCAGACCAGATAGAGGCGGCGGAGTACGGCGCTACGGCGCTCGTCTACGCTAACGTGGACACGGCGGTATTCGTTCTCGGTACGGTCGCGTCCATCGATTGGAACCGGAACCAGGGCGTTATCACGACAGCATTCAAGCACGTTGACGGGCTCGCTGCGACTGTGACGGACGAGACCACCGCCAACCTGCTTGAAAATAAGAAGTGCAGCTATATCGGCACCTACGCCACTCGTAACGACGACTTCACGTTCTTCTATCCGGGGGCGATGTTCGGAGATTACAACTGGATTGACACGTATATCAATTCAATCTGGCTGAAGAACGTCATGCAGGTCGCGATTATGAACGGACTCAACAGCGCGGGGCGCGTCCCGTACAACGAGCGCGGCTATACGCTTATCCGCTCGTGGCTGCAAGACCCCATCAACCGAGCTATCAAGAACGGCTGCATAGACACGGGCGTAACGCTCTCCGAGTCGCAGAAAGCTCAGGTCATGAACGAGGCCGGCCTCGACATCAGCAACGAGTTGTGGATTAACGGCTACTACATACAGGTTGAGGACGCGGGCGCTCAGGTGCGCGTGACGCGCGACAGCCCGAACGTAAGCGTCTGGTACACGTATGCGGGCAGCGTCCAGCGCATTGTCGTAGCGAGCACTGCGCTTGTGTAG
- a CDS encoding phage baseplate protein, which produces MPDNTREQWTLMQEGRTLITFTSMLETHVQSDSVVPEEALEQGSFAAYNRTQYSDVFRVRLAIEGDASELQQAQETLKKLKSGTDTFSLVTPDYEHENLTLESYDYMRNQRQGNGLLIVDMRIKEIREVQTGTATLTTTQCKNASNASKQKTGRTQPKEPSDKTKESVDNRTMARALEDALTGGGA; this is translated from the coding sequence ATGCCGGACAACACCCGCGAACAGTGGACGCTGATGCAGGAGGGACGGACGCTTATCACGTTCACCTCCATGCTCGAGACTCACGTCCAGAGCGACAGCGTTGTACCCGAAGAAGCGCTCGAACAGGGCTCATTCGCGGCCTACAACCGCACGCAGTATTCCGACGTGTTCCGCGTGCGGCTCGCCATCGAGGGCGACGCCTCGGAGCTCCAGCAGGCGCAGGAAACGCTCAAGAAGCTCAAGAGCGGCACGGACACGTTCTCGCTCGTCACGCCGGACTATGAGCACGAAAACCTCACGCTCGAATCCTACGACTACATGCGCAACCAGAGGCAAGGCAACGGGCTGCTCATCGTCGATATGCGTATCAAGGAGATACGCGAGGTGCAGACCGGCACGGCGACGCTCACGACGACACAGTGCAAAAACGCCTCGAACGCGAGCAAGCAGAAGACGGGGCGCACTCAGCCAAAGGAGCCAAGTGATAAGACAAAAGAGTCCGTAGACAACAGGACGATGGCGAGGGCTCTGGAGGACGCATTGACTGGAGGCGGTGCGTAA
- a CDS encoding phage tail protein: protein MSIPMDVVYVPDEYGNLIQTRVPTAIGFPTWFAGPEIPEGYLYCDGSEVNRNVYKELFAAIGTTWGAGDGADTFNIPDLRGIFVRGDGGENNADLGVRQGDAIRNIKGRLFDYLWQDVNGGDVPILSASNNGCFGNNTTDTNEARSVANPNTIKLTGYDGILFDASRVVPTAAENRPVNVALRPCIRYV from the coding sequence ATGAGCATACCGATGGACGTTGTTTATGTGCCGGACGAGTACGGCAATCTAATCCAGACCAGGGTCCCGACCGCAATCGGCTTCCCGACGTGGTTCGCTGGCCCGGAAATCCCGGAGGGCTATCTCTACTGCGACGGCAGCGAGGTCAACCGCAACGTGTACAAGGAGCTCTTTGCCGCCATAGGCACCACGTGGGGAGCCGGGGATGGTGCGGATACGTTCAACATCCCTGACCTCAGAGGCATCTTTGTGCGCGGCGACGGCGGGGAGAACAATGCGGATTTGGGAGTGAGGCAGGGTGATGCAATACGGAACATTAAGGGACGGTTGTTTGATTATCTATGGCAAGATGTAAACGGTGGTGATGTACCGATATTATCAGCATCTAACAATGGTTGCTTTGGCAACAATACAACTGACACGAATGAAGCGCGAAGTGTAGCGAACCCAAATACAATCAAATTAACCGGTTATGACGGAATTTTGTTTGACGCTTCGCGTGTTGTCCCCACCGCCGCCGAGAACCGCCCCGTAAATGTCGCGTTAAGACCCTGCATCAGATACGTATAG
- a CDS encoding phage tail protein, whose amino-acid sequence MPDIESYGVDEYGQSSGVRSRSRVGDIVFSPRATPRAGTLVCDGSAVSRQTYKELFDFLGVSCGAGDGETTFNLPDLRDVWILCAGTEHEAGDRVAEGLPNLTGQIQARNYSNNSGSPMPPNNIVDSGVYNGAGLISTEFQSGDEWGDVLSTGTSNTTGQRTTVLRFNAQNDNDIYGASDHVTPKSVVLTPCIIYE is encoded by the coding sequence ATGCCGGACATCGAGAGCTACGGCGTTGACGAATATGGCCAGTCCTCGGGCGTCAGATCCAGATCGCGCGTGGGTGACATCGTTTTCTCGCCGCGAGCCACCCCGCGCGCTGGCACGCTGGTCTGCGACGGCTCTGCTGTGTCTCGACAGACGTATAAGGAGCTGTTTGACTTCCTCGGCGTTTCCTGCGGCGCAGGAGATGGCGAGACTACGTTTAACTTGCCCGACCTACGCGACGTATGGATACTCTGCGCTGGGACGGAGCACGAGGCGGGGGACCGTGTCGCGGAGGGGCTGCCAAATTTGACAGGACAAATACAAGCACGTAATTATTCCAACAACTCAGGCTCGCCAATGCCGCCCAATAACATTGTGGATAGTGGAGTTTATAATGGCGCAGGGTTAATATCCACAGAATTCCAATCAGGGGATGAATGGGGAGACGTTTTGAGCACGGGCACCAGCAACACAACCGGGCAAAGGACTACTGTGTTGAGGTTTAACGCACAAAACGACAATGACATCTACGGCGCATCCGACCACGTAACGCCCAAAAGCGTGGTGTTGACGCCGTGCATAATCTACGAGTAG
- a CDS encoding glycosyl hydrolase 108 family protein encodes MDEKYSSALSFVLSNEGGYVDDPHDRGGETNMGITASTMRRAYNDGLVKHTDVKTLTRDEAAVIYERYYWQPSHACDMDSPLCTLHFDAAVNHGLGGAAKLLQRTINNYAAKAGIGVRVDVDGAVGTKTLSALCQCLDLKGNVSLICEIYCNEREKYYRAIVESNPSQAKFLRGWLNRLARNRELIGER; translated from the coding sequence TTGGACGAAAAATATTCATCCGCGCTCTCGTTCGTGCTCTCTAACGAGGGCGGCTACGTAGACGATCCGCACGACCGAGGCGGCGAGACCAACATGGGCATAACCGCCTCCACAATGCGACGAGCCTACAATGACGGCCTGGTCAAGCATACCGACGTTAAGACGCTCACGCGAGACGAGGCCGCCGTCATATACGAGCGCTATTACTGGCAGCCGTCACACGCCTGCGACATGGATTCTCCGCTCTGCACGCTGCACTTCGACGCGGCGGTCAACCACGGGCTCGGCGGGGCTGCGAAGCTCTTGCAGAGAACCATCAACAACTACGCCGCGAAGGCCGGTATCGGCGTGCGCGTAGACGTAGACGGAGCCGTCGGGACGAAGACGCTTTCGGCACTCTGCCAGTGTCTCGACCTCAAGGGCAACGTGTCGCTGATATGCGAAATCTACTGCAACGAGCGTGAAAAATACTATCGCGCCATCGTCGAAAGCAACCCGTCGCAGGCGAAGTTCCTGCGCGGCTGGCTGAACAGGCTGGCGCGCAACCGCGAACTCATAGGCGAGAGATAG
- a CDS encoding tail fiber protein produces the protein MARVREYGVDETGAPSSVLLGCAIGDIIPHFGSTPPPGTLVCDGSEISRETYHELYEEIGALCGPGDGSTTFNLPDLRGRWMVGADTERGAGEEVAEGLPDIVGTVGWVNDNLFTVASGAFSGVPGKNDYGVIAQPTSNTTLSRVNFNASASNPTYGASNHVTPASVAILPCIVYE, from the coding sequence ATGGCCCGCGTCAGAGAGTACGGCGTCGACGAGACCGGCGCGCCGAGCAGCGTACTGCTGGGCTGCGCGATAGGCGACATCATCCCGCACTTCGGCAGCACGCCGCCGCCTGGGACGCTCGTTTGCGACGGCTCGGAAATCTCGCGCGAGACCTACCACGAGCTTTATGAGGAGATAGGCGCGCTCTGCGGGCCGGGCGACGGCTCTACGACGTTTAATTTGCCAGACCTGCGCGGGCGGTGGATGGTGGGCGCTGACACAGAACGCGGTGCGGGCGAAGAGGTAGCGGAGGGGCTGCCGGACATCGTTGGTACAGTTGGATGGGTCAACGACAATTTGTTTACCGTGGCAAGTGGCGCTTTTTCTGGCGTGCCAGGCAAAAACGACTACGGAGTTATTGCGCAACCGACTTCGAACACGACTCTGTCTAGAGTGAACTTCAACGCTTCAGCGTCTAACCCTACCTACGGTGCATCCAACCACGTCACGCCCGCGAGCGTGGCAATTTTGCCATGCATCGTTTACGAGTAA
- a CDS encoding phage tail protein: MAYYSTYMQNENGEMQKVVINAGVGFVLPYYGETAPPGTLACDGSEVSREAYKELFAVLGTKAGAGDGVSTFNLPDMRGRWLAGADAERTAGASIAEGLPDLYGSLIFRPLASGTYPNIVYAALVNLGSSGVFTKSDAAENPGCWSSAVAIGLSAPSSAGNAIGGEVVRFHAQNANPIYGASQNVTPASVAVLWCIIYE; encoded by the coding sequence ATGGCTTACTACTCGACCTACATGCAGAACGAGAACGGAGAGATGCAGAAAGTAGTCATCAACGCGGGCGTGGGCTTCGTCCTCCCATACTATGGCGAGACGGCCCCGCCCGGCACTCTGGCGTGTGACGGCTCGGAGGTAAGCCGCGAGGCGTACAAGGAGCTTTTCGCCGTTCTCGGCACCAAGGCGGGCGCTGGGGACGGTGTATCGACATTCAATCTGCCTGACATGCGCGGGCGGTGGCTGGCGGGTGCAGATGCAGAGCGTACAGCGGGGGCATCGATAGCAGAAGGATTGCCGGATTTATACGGTTCTCTAATATTTAGACCATTAGCGTCTGGTACTTATCCTAACATTGTATATGCGGCGTTAGTTAATCTTGGCTCATCAGGCGTTTTTACCAAAAGCGATGCAGCAGAGAATCCCGGCTGCTGGTCTTCTGCAGTTGCGATAGGACTATCTGCCCCTTCATCTGCCGGTAATGCTATCGGTGGAGAAGTTGTGCGATTTCACGCGCAAAATGCTAACCCTATCTATGGTGCTTCCCAGAACGTCACGCCTGCGAGCGTGGCGGTGCTCTGGTGCATCATCTACGAGTAG
- a CDS encoding phage tail protein — translation MIGVRSGINEYGQPSKFILSGYVGEFKYFGFESVPPHCLACDGSEVSRETYSELFAVFGTMYGAGNGTTTFNLPDFRGAFLRCVGGNAANLGVLQDATLVGQYCLGNNGSQIALAVYQRDSEGTLPRANTSYSYTPMGYIPQSEIVSGNIGWTSRPLNYAVNICVVYE, via the coding sequence ATGATTGGCGTCAGGAGTGGCATCAATGAGTATGGCCAGCCATCGAAGTTCATACTCTCTGGCTATGTTGGCGAGTTCAAGTATTTCGGTTTCGAGAGCGTTCCGCCGCACTGCCTTGCCTGTGACGGCAGCGAGGTAAGTCGTGAGACGTACAGCGAGCTTTTCGCGGTGTTCGGCACGATGTATGGGGCCGGTAACGGGACTACGACGTTCAACTTGCCGGATTTCCGTGGCGCGTTTTTGCGTTGTGTCGGCGGCAATGCAGCTAATTTAGGAGTATTGCAAGATGCTACTCTCGTTGGTCAATATTGTCTTGGCAACAATGGTTCCCAAATTGCACTTGCTGTGTACCAACGAGATAGCGAAGGGACGCTTCCAAGGGCAAATACATCATACTCATATACACCAATGGGGTATATACCACAAAGTGAAATTGTAAGCGGAAATATTGGGTGGACATCTCGGCCACTCAACTATGCAGTCAACATCTGCGTAGTCTACGAATAA
- a CDS encoding baseplate J/gp47 family protein: MAITFDPQTGLSAEDSETIRAAIVADWQAIFDDEDATLNTEPESPAGQIIDSLTAFVTAKDTELLNIANQFNPLVADGRFQDAIAKIYFITRKTAEPTVVTCQCTGLQGTVIPQGAIIQNTDGYRLSSVGEATIPDTGVANVEFALEETGPIDVGANTCTTIVTVIPGWDTVNNAVAGVPGRDEESRAEFEARRYASVANNAHGSVAAVYGTLANINGVLDVEVLENRGDSPTTLWSVEIPGHSVAICIYGGDNDEIAEAIYMKLGNGCGTTGNTEVTYTNETGGVYNYYILRPTPQPVQVQVTIRATERTPATIVNDLKAAIVNDFYGNDENSGNTRVGLAEVVYSSRFSIAAIKTAGVVDLVDIQIGLNNGALSNYITIPGNVEPVLTEDDVTVVIENDD; this comes from the coding sequence ATGGCAATAACTTTCGACCCGCAGACGGGGCTGTCCGCAGAGGACAGCGAGACGATACGCGCCGCGATAGTCGCGGACTGGCAGGCGATATTTGACGACGAAGACGCGACGCTCAACACCGAGCCGGAGTCTCCGGCGGGGCAGATAATCGACTCTCTGACCGCCTTCGTCACGGCTAAGGATACCGAGCTGCTCAACATCGCAAATCAGTTCAATCCGCTTGTTGCGGACGGACGCTTTCAGGACGCGATTGCGAAGATATATTTCATCACGCGAAAGACCGCCGAACCGACGGTCGTCACGTGCCAGTGTACGGGCTTGCAGGGTACCGTTATCCCGCAGGGCGCGATAATCCAGAACACGGACGGATACAGGCTTTCCTCGGTCGGCGAGGCCACAATCCCGGACACCGGCGTCGCGAACGTCGAGTTTGCGCTCGAGGAGACAGGGCCTATCGACGTCGGCGCGAACACTTGCACGACGATAGTCACGGTCATACCCGGCTGGGACACCGTGAACAACGCCGTCGCAGGAGTACCTGGGCGCGACGAGGAAAGCCGCGCGGAGTTCGAGGCGCGGCGCTACGCGAGCGTGGCAAACAACGCGCACGGCTCGGTTGCGGCGGTCTACGGGACGCTGGCTAACATCAACGGCGTGCTCGACGTGGAAGTGCTCGAAAACAGGGGTGACTCGCCCACGACGCTGTGGAGCGTGGAAATACCGGGGCATTCCGTCGCCATCTGCATTTACGGCGGCGACAACGACGAGATAGCCGAAGCCATCTACATGAAGCTCGGAAACGGCTGCGGCACGACCGGGAACACCGAGGTTACGTACACCAACGAGACTGGCGGAGTCTACAACTATTACATTCTGCGCCCCACGCCCCAGCCGGTGCAGGTGCAGGTGACGATACGCGCGACGGAGCGCACGCCCGCAACGATAGTCAACGACCTCAAGGCAGCGATAGTCAACGACTTCTACGGCAACGACGAAAATAGCGGCAACACGCGCGTCGGGCTTGCGGAGGTCGTTTACTCGTCCCGCTTCTCGATAGCCGCCATCAAGACCGCCGGAGTCGTTGACCTAGTGGACATACAGATAGGGCTTAACAACGGCGCTCTGTCCAATTACATCACGATACCGGGCAACGTCGAGCCGGTGCTTACGGAGGACGACGTGACCGTCGTAATCGAGAACGATGATTGA
- a CDS encoding DUF2612 domain-containing protein, protein MIDFHELNLETIQSQYGASPHLRGIIEAAAKRIDPNSDINTFYEKIFNLDTAEGIGLDIWGQIVAVPRRMLVPSGEYFGFDGSQLNPFNQAPFYNSATLGEFYELADEAYRKLIYYKAMANISEDTAEAQNRLLSLLFGDVVTSIGLEGIVPNGIMKIRVIFYFYLSSYEIEIFKNYGLLNRGAGVGWEYYQIDPDRTFGFDGSGLQPFNQGTFDGYGIVQGA, encoded by the coding sequence ATGATTGATTTTCACGAGCTCAACCTTGAGACGATACAGTCTCAGTACGGCGCGAGCCCGCACCTCCGCGGAATCATCGAGGCGGCGGCGAAGCGTATAGACCCTAACAGCGACATCAACACGTTTTACGAGAAGATTTTCAATCTCGACACGGCGGAAGGCATAGGACTCGACATCTGGGGGCAGATAGTCGCCGTTCCGCGCCGCATGTTGGTGCCGAGCGGCGAATACTTCGGCTTCGACGGCTCACAGCTCAACCCGTTCAACCAAGCGCCGTTTTACAACTCCGCGACCCTGGGCGAGTTCTACGAGCTAGCCGACGAGGCTTACAGAAAACTCATCTACTACAAGGCTATGGCGAACATCTCCGAGGACACAGCGGAGGCGCAGAACCGGCTGCTGTCGCTGCTCTTCGGCGACGTGGTAACGTCCATCGGCCTTGAGGGCATCGTCCCAAACGGGATTATGAAGATACGAGTTATCTTCTACTTCTACCTTTCGAGCTACGAAATCGAGATTTTTAAGAACTACGGCCTGCTCAACCGCGGCGCGGGCGTCGGCTGGGAATACTACCAGATCGACCCCGACCGTACTTTTGGCTTCGACGGCTCAGGCTTACAGCCGTTTAACCAGGGGACGTTTGACGGCTACGGCATTGTGCAGGGCGCATGA
- a CDS encoding major capsid family protein, whose protein sequence is MINVSFEAAREGGFIFPQARAWMNIKDHAYMEQLAQDAALITTPNTAVPAEILAYIDPMVVEILTAPRNAKKIFPEVKKGDWTTPYFKFRVQEYTGVTTPYSDYADGGVAGVNENWPSREQYIFQTTIKYGDLESDMASVAKMNLASEKQKAAARIIEIDSNRFYLFGVQGREIYGLLNDPNLNASITAGTAATGGGTEWADKTADEIYNDVLALAASLRQNSQGNITEDTPLVLVLSPQSNSQLGKINQFGLSVRQMLKNEYGDRLDFVELPELYNATSGNTIMLIAKEILGIPTAQLAFGEKYRALPVVRELSSYKQKVTATTYGAIVYYPFAIATMEGL, encoded by the coding sequence ATGATTAACGTTTCCTTTGAGGCCGCCCGCGAGGGCGGTTTTATTTTCCCGCAGGCGCGCGCGTGGATGAACATCAAAGACCACGCCTATATGGAGCAGCTCGCACAGGACGCGGCGCTCATCACCACGCCGAACACCGCCGTCCCTGCTGAAATCCTCGCCTATATTGACCCGATGGTCGTCGAGATTCTGACCGCCCCGAGGAACGCGAAGAAGATATTCCCCGAAGTCAAGAAAGGCGACTGGACGACCCCGTACTTCAAGTTCCGCGTGCAGGAGTACACGGGCGTGACGACGCCGTACAGCGACTATGCCGACGGCGGCGTTGCCGGAGTCAACGAGAACTGGCCGTCCCGCGAGCAGTATATATTCCAGACGACCATCAAGTACGGCGACCTCGAGTCCGACATGGCCTCCGTCGCGAAGATGAATCTCGCTTCGGAGAAACAGAAGGCGGCGGCGCGTATTATCGAGATAGACTCTAACCGTTTCTATCTCTTCGGCGTGCAGGGACGCGAAATATACGGACTGCTCAACGACCCGAACCTCAACGCCTCGATAACGGCGGGCACAGCCGCAACCGGCGGCGGCACGGAGTGGGCGGACAAGACCGCCGACGAGATATATAACGACGTGCTCGCGCTCGCGGCCTCGCTGCGTCAGAACTCGCAGGGCAACATCACCGAGGACACGCCGCTCGTGCTCGTACTCTCGCCGCAGAGCAATTCCCAGCTCGGCAAGATTAACCAGTTCGGGCTCTCCGTCCGCCAGATGCTCAAGAACGAGTACGGGGACAGGCTCGACTTCGTAGAGCTGCCGGAACTCTACAACGCGACGAGCGGCAACACGATAATGCTCATCGCGAAGGAAATCCTCGGTATACCGACGGCGCAGCTCGCTTTCGGCGAGAAGTACCGCGCGCTCCCGGTCGTCCGCGAGCTGTCCAGCTACAAGCAGAAGGTCACGGCGACGACCTACGGCGCGATAGTCTATTACCCGTTCGCGATAGCGACGATGGAAGGGCTCTAA